The Mauremys reevesii isolate NIE-2019 linkage group 1, ASM1616193v1, whole genome shotgun sequence genome has a segment encoding these proteins:
- the LOC120386893 gene encoding olfactory receptor 52D1-like: protein MADFNLTYSDPSTFTLTGIPGLEAAHVWISIPFSTFYIIGLLGNVTLLSVVGKEQTLHKPMYLLLCMLALTDIATPTFVVPKALGIFWFNLKGITLAGCLTQMFFLHTVSAMHSATLVTMAFDRYVAICNPLRYATILSNARIAKLGLVGMIRAVLFILPLPLLLSRQPFCANRIIPHTQCEHIAVAKMVCGDITVTRIYGLVLMFVVMGFDLALIALSYILIIRAILKIPSKDAHQKALNTCTAHICVMLIYYTPSLFSNLTHRFGQGIAPHVHIILADLYLLIPPMLNPIIYGVKTKELRDKVGKYTCCRR from the coding sequence ATGGCAGATTTCAACCTCACCTATTCTGACCCTTCAACATTCACCCTAACAGGCATCCCTGGCTTGGAAGCTGCTCAtgtctggatttccatccctttctctacATTCTACATTATCGGTCTGTTGGGAAATGTCACGCTTCTGTCTGTTGTAGGTAAggagcagaccctgcacaagccgatgtacctgctgctctgcatgctggcgcTCACAGACATCGCTACACCTACCTTCGTCGTGCCAAAGGCACTGGgcatattttggttcaatttgaaaggcattactctggctggctgcctcacccagatgttctttcTTCACACGGTTTCTGCTATGCACTCAGCCACCCTCGTGACAATGGCCTTCGATCGCTacgttgccatatgtaaccctctgagatatGCCACCATCCTCAGCAATGCACGAATAGCTAAGCTCGGGCTAGTGGGTATGATAagagctgttctcttcattctgcccctacccctgctcctgagcaggcagccattctgtgccaaccgCATTATCCCACACACACAATGTGAGCACATAGCTGTGGCGAAGATGGTGTGTGGAGACATCACAGTCACCAGGATATATGGCTTGGTGCTAATGTTTGTAGTTATGGGGTTTGACCTGGCACTCATTGCCCTGTCCTACATTCTGATCATCAGGGCCATCCTCAAAATCCCCTCTAAGGACGCCCACCAAAAAGCcctcaacacctgcacagcccacatctgtgtgatgcTGATATATTATACCCCTAGCCTCTTCTCCAACCTGACACATCGGTTCGGTCAAGGCATTGCTCCCCACGTTCACATCATCTTGGCCGACCTCTATCTCCTCATTCCTCCCATGCTCAACCCAATCATTTATGGGGTCAAAACTAAAGAGCTTCGTGACAAAGTGGGCAAATACACCTGCTGCAGAAGGTGA